A window from Neodiprion fabricii isolate iyNeoFabr1 chromosome 2, iyNeoFabr1.1, whole genome shotgun sequence encodes these proteins:
- the LOC124176869 gene encoding GPI mannosyltransferase 4, with translation MRYKNEYNRFLKDNTYPTSIKLNLVPYWLLAILRLALTLIPQIGYIHPDEYFQSIEVIAGEYFDIDVYRPWEYNATFPIRSILIPYLTIGIPYSVLNRISPYSYYVFGTTLKTPFSLVIFPRLLICALSFLSDYCLYKICYIYGQNYRTRLITYASSYVILIYATRTFSNTIELVLTSTLIYFVAKCMATSDEIVYEDDYLSEKYKRAGNVVDRVKYFKLRASLPSHSLNNCLILATITVVGIFNRPTFVAFAFAPIFFWLQRGLGSKNIGLGDFHIRIFTFVLCTVPTVILFILTDSFYFGYLTLSEIHNLQISMNNFVVTPLNFLKYNSVTKNLANHGLHPQFLHLLVNVPLLYNVLGFVGLFAFGNIIYRCLRGRWSELPRIQSIIGLMTASFILPILMLSVFPHQEPRFLIPVTLPLIFLHSQRIRHVSTVESVSSSNSDESKLAFRRNKNSTNKVLVVWYVVNIVLTFFYGFLHQGGVLPLVSHLAAELKAKPHATNVHLFTSHIYSIPTALLQLRNTRKTYVTREQRKYKLAKDFHLYEQGSENVEQIYQNIVDKIQECEKKLRTKKQPYRLYYALPATFLDEFTRFRLTNQSQVFLLKTVKTFRPHISIEKLPVLDFFYECNDMDDLEICTKKIVDNFLENFYKCFRQLGLVLLKIESSIPGDLIT, from the exons ATGAGATACAAGAATGAGTACAATAGATTCCTGAAAGATAACACTTATCCTACGTCCATAAAATTGAATCTCGTTCCATACTGGCTCTTGGCTATTCTCCGCCTCGCCCTGACGCTAATACCACAGATCGGTTACATTCATCCTGATGAGTACTTTCAGTCCATCGAAGTAATAGCTG GTGAGTACTTCGATATCGACGTCTACAGACCATGGGAATACAACGCTACCTTTCCAATCAGGAGCATACTGATACCCTATTTGACAATTGGTATCCCATACTCAGTACTGAACAGAATATCTCCGTACTCATATTACGTATTCGGCACAACGCTGAAGACTCCGTTTTCCCTTGTCATATTCCCTAGGCTTTTGATATGCGCCCTTTCATTCCTGTCGGATTACTGCTTGTACAAGATCTGTTACATCTATGGACAGAACTACAGGACCCGGTTGATCACCTATGCTAGCTCCTATGTCATATTAATTTATGCCACTAGGACTTTCTCCAACACTATTGAACTCGTACTCACTTCTACCCTGATCTATTTCGTTGCAAAGTGCATGGCCACTTCCGACGAG ATTGTTTACGAGGATGACTATCTAtcggaaaaatataaaagagcTGGAAACGTCGTCGATCGTGTCAAGTATTTCAAGCTACGTGCGTCTCTGCCAAGTCATTCGTTGAACAATTGTTTAATCCTGGCAACAATAACTGTTGTTGGTATTTTTAACCGCCCAACATTCGTCGCTTTTGCATTTGCTCCGATTTTCTTTTGGCTACAGCGCGGACTTGGTTCGAAGAACATCGGACTTGGCGACTTTCACATAAGGATATTCACTTTTGTACTTTGCACCGTACCTACGGTTATCCTTTTTATATTAACGGACAGTTTTTATTTCGGTTATTTGACTCTGAGCGAGATACATAATCTACAGATAAGCATGAACAATTTCGTCGTCACTCCTCTAAACTTTTTGAAATACAATTCCGTTACTAAAAATCTTGCAAATCACGGTTTGCATCCTCAATTCCTTCATCTACTGGTCAATGTTCCTTTGCTCTATAACGTGCTCGGTTTTGTTGGGTTATTCGCATTCGGCAACATAATTTACAG GTGTCTAAGAGGTCGCTGGTCGGAATTGCCCCGTATTCAGAGCATCATTGGCCTGATGACAGCGTCTTTTATCCTGCCAATCCTGATGCTGTCTGTCTTCCCCCATCAGGAACCGAGATTCCTGATACCGGTCACATTGccgttgatatttttacattcgcAGAGAATACGCCACGTCTCAACGGTAGAGAGTGTTTCTTCGTCAAATAGCGACGAGTCAAAATTAGCATTCAGGCGAAATAAGAATAGCACTAACAAAGTGCTGGTTGTCTGGTACGTTGTGAACATAGTTTTGACTTTCTTCTACGGTTTTCTTCACCAGGGTGGCGTGTTGCCTCTTGTTTCACACTTGGCGGCGGAGCTCAAGGCCAAGCCGCACGCAACAAATGTTCATTTATTCACTTCGCACATTTATTCCATACCCACAGCATTGTTACAACTCCGCAATACACGAAAAACTTATGTAACACGGGAACAACGAAAGTACAAGCTTGCCAAAGATTTTCACCTGTATGAACAGGGCTCAGAAAATGTCGAACAAATATACCAGAACATCGTGGATAAGATACAAGAgtgtgaaaagaaattgagaaCCAAGAAACAGCCCTATAGACTCTATTACGCTCTGCCTGCTACGTTTTTAGACGAGTTTACTAGGTTCAGATTGACGAATCAATCTCAAGTATTCCTGTTGAAAACTGTTAAGACCTTTCGTCCTCATATTTCCATCGAAAAGCTACCAgtgttagattttttttacgaatgtAATGACATGGATGATCTAGAGATTTGTACAAAGAAAATTGTAgacaattttttagaaaacttttacaaatGCTTTCGTCAGTTAGGTTTAGTgctattgaaaattgaatcttCTATCCCTGGCGATTTAATCACGTAG
- the LOC124176870 gene encoding dynein assembly factor with WDR repeat domains 1-like, with the protein MKLLKFLLRYFPPGIALEYQQGGNIKTKMIDLLDLTANTDVKALAESIKAAEPIITDGVTEQLVETLQKLQSKVCDGNFKRYYKYKTLQTHLLPLTNIAFDKLGKRCLTGSYDRTCKVWDIDSGTELLTLEGHKNVVYAVSFNNPKADKIMTGSFDKTANIWCSQTGHCLLSMWGHDAEVVVVQFSPTQNRVATASMDATAKIFHLGSGQELGTLKGHTAEVIALRYNNDGNEVITGAFDGTISVWDTRTMQRTSVLTGHYEEISNCHYNFDCSLIASSSMDKTAKVWDARMNSCLATIRGHEDEVLDLSFDNKGKKLATASSDATVRVWDLSANFEQIAVMSGHREEVSKVCFSPNGHQLLTSSMDRTARLWSLETGCCVQTLNGHTDDVFSCAFSYTGDTIVTASKDNTCMIWR; encoded by the exons ATGAAGttactaaaatttttacttcgctACTTTCCGCCAG GTATAGCTCTTGAGTACCAGCAAGGCGGAAATATCAAAACGAAGATGATAGATCTTTTGGATTTGACTGCTaa CACAGACGTAAAAGCCCTAGCTGAGAGTATAAAAGCTGCGGAGCCGATCATAACTGATGGTGTAACTGAGCAGTTGGTAGAAACATTGCAGAAACTTCAGTCCAAAGTCTGTGATGGGAATTTTAAGCGTTACTACAAGTACAAGACCCTGCAAACTCATCTGCTACCTCTGACAAACATCGCGTTTGATAAATTAGGTAAAAG ATGCCTGACGGGCAGCTATGACCGAACTTGTAAAGTTTGGGACATTGACAGTGGAACGGAGCTTCTTACTCTCGAAGGCCACAAGAACGTAGTGTACGCAGTATCCTTCAACAATCCCAAGGC GGACAAAATAATGACCGGATCTTTCGACAAGACTGCAAACATATGGTGCTCCCAAACTGGCCACTGTTTGCTCAGCATGTGGGGCCACGACGCGGAAGTTGTGGTTGTTCAATTCTCGCCGACACAAAACCGCGTGGCTACTGCCTCGATGGACGCcacggcgaaaatttttcatttaggATCTG GTCAAGAATTAGGTACTTTAAAAGGACACACTGCAGAGGTGATAGCTCTTCGTTACAACAACGATGGTAATGAGGTAATCACAGGCGCGTTTGATGGAACTATAAGCGTTTGGGACACTCGAACCATGCA ACGGACGAGCGTCTTGACAGGTCACTACGAAGAAATATCGAACTGTCACTACAATTTTGACTGTTCGCTAATCGCTTCGTCTTCCATGGACAAAACTGCCAAGGTTTGGGACGCCCGGATGAATTCTTGTCTAGCAACGATTCGCGGTCACGAGGACGAGGTTTTGGATCTGAGCTTCGACAACaagggtaaaaaattagccacTGCCAGCAGCGACGCAACTGTTCGAGTTTGGGATCTTTCTGCCAACTTTGAACAAATCGCTGTCATGTCTGGGCATCGTGAGGAAGTATCTAAGG TGTGCTTCAGTCCAAACGGCCATCAATTACTAACATCATCGATGGACCGAACCGCTCGATTGTGGTCTCTTGAAACCGGATGTTGCGTACAGACGCTGAACGGTCATACCGACGACGTTTTCAGCTGCGCATTTTCATACACCGGAGACACAATAGTAACTGCAAGTAAGGATAACACTTGCATGATCTGGAGGTGA
- the LOC124175807 gene encoding solute carrier organic anion transporter family member 4A1 isoform X1 — protein sequence MRDKFAFSNSAMSSDVLETVSANIPSETFPDNLPKKPEARLEIDNETLPPENTAVQQKCGWFWLRPNCLQKFRTAKWALFWLCWAGAVQGMVVNGFVNVVITTIERKFGLRSSETGLIAGGYDIASFLLLVPITYLGGRSNASKPRYIGIGVLVLSLGCLLFASPHFLVGTYRAGRQYENLCQRVTNTSALQTAACDSASKETDLEAPRGLYLAIFLLAQLLHGAGAAPLFTLGVTYIDENVSKKMSSVYLGIYYTMAILGPALGYVIGGELLQIYTDFLVVDPASVGMTPDSNVWIGAWWIGFLAAGLISLVIAIPLLAFPPSLPGSEELAKERVSEAHVCQSDTPSSAGTGGVEVFTKLKELPKALTALLKNPAFFMLNLAGASEGLLIAGFAAFLPKLIENQFSVTASSAALLMGLVTVPAGGGGTFLGGYLVKHWNLQCAGILKFCLIATAGCIVFTMCFALSCANLEFAGVTVPYHNTARKPLSLESSCNIGCGCSKSEFDPLCGADGITYYSPCHAGCHDEMPINDLKIYNNCNCIHGPSANLSIYGGSEHVTYEAINTTCPSACGHLWPFVILAFCNMFLTFLCTMPALSSTLRVVHDEERSFALGIQWIKVRVLGTIPAPMIFGTLIDETCILWHESCEGRGACLVYDNRYMSRYMLALAFIGKAASLLFFFMAWWFYVPPGGRRITTENRQETVSTVALSEPIEVVQLSNQKISSAIES from the exons ATGAGGGATAAATTCGCGTTCAGCAAT TCGGCGATGTCGTCGGACGTGCTCGAAACCGTCTCAGCAAATATACCATCAGAAACATTTCCCGATAATCTTCCAAAGAAGCCTGAAGCGCGACTGGAAATCGACAATGAAACCCTGCCTCCTGAAAATACAGCGGTGCAACAAAAATGCGGATGGTTTTGGCTGAGGCCGAACTGTCTGCAAAAGTTTCGCACAGCGAAATGGGCACTTTTTTGGCTTTGTTGGGCCGGCGCAGTGCAAG GAATGGTGGTTAACGGTTTCGTCAACGTTGTCATCACAACGATAGAGCGAAAATTTGGGCTTAGGTCTTCTGAAACGGGGCTTATAGCCGGTGGATATGACATCGCCAGTTTTCTACTCCTTGTTCCTATCACTTACCTCGGCGGACGATCAAACGCCTCAAAGCCCAG GTATATTGGAATCGGTGTCCTCGTTCTGAGTCTAGGTTGCTTGTTATTCGCATCGCCACATTTCTTAGTCGGTACCTACAGAGCGGGTCGTCAATATGAGAATCTCTGCCAACGAGTCACGAATACTTCAGCGCTGCAAACG GCGGCATGCGACAGTGCATCCAAGGAAACCGACTTGGAAGCTCCGCGTGGTTTGTACCTGGCCATCTTCTTGCTCGCTCAGCTGTTACACGGGGCTGGAGCTGCACCGCTTTTCACTCTTGGAGTGACGTACATTGATGAAAATGTCTCGAAGAAAATGTCTTCGGTTTACCTTG GTATTTACTACACCATGGCTATACTCGGGCCAGCCTTGGGATACGTCATCGGAGGCGAATTACTCCAAATTTATACCGACTTCCTCGTCGTCGACCCAGCCTC GGTGGGCATGACACCGGATAGTAACGTCTGGATCGGTGCATGGTGGATCGGTTTCCTAGCAGCAGGATTGATATCCTTGGTTATAGCTATTCCGCTGTTGGCTTTTCCGCCAAGTCTGCCAG GATCAGAAGAGTTGGCAAAGGAACGAGTTTCCGAAGCGCACGTGTGTCAATCTGATACACCTTCATCTGCGGGGACTGGTGGAGTGGAGGTTTTCACAAAACTTAAGGAGCTGCCTAAAGCTCTGACGGCTCTCCTTAAGAATCCGGCATTTTTTATGCTAAACTTGGCTGGGGCAAGCGAAGGACTTCTCATTGCCGGGTTCGCCGCCTTTCTACCCAAACTTATTGAAAATCAGTTCAGCGTCACTGCCAGTTCGGCGGCTTTGCTTATGG GATTAGTCACGGTCCCAGCTGGAGGTGGAGGTACCTTCCTTGGCGGTTACCTGGTGAAGCACTGGAACCTTCAGTGCGCTGGCATCTTGAAGTTCTGTCTGATCGCCACGGCGGGTTGCATCGTTTTCACGATGTGCTTCGCTCTGAGTTGTGCAAACCTAGAGTTTGCTGGAGTGACGGTGCCCTACCACAACACGGCTAG gAAGCCATTGTCTCTGGAAAGCAGCTGCAACATTGGATGCGGATGTTCGAAATCAGAATTTGACCCGCTTTGCGGTGCTGACGGAATTACGTATTATTCGCCGTGCCATGCCGGGTGCCACGATGAAATGCCGATCAATGACTTGAAA ATTTACAACAATTGCAATTGCATCCACGGCCCGTCAGCGAATCTCTCGATATACGGCGGTTCTGAGCACGTGACTTACGAGGCAATAAACACAACGTGCCCTAGTGCTTGTGGCCATCTGTGGCCCTTCGTGATACTCGCCTTCTGCAACATGTTTCTGACATTCCTCTGCACTATGCCTGCCCTGTCATCGACGCTCAGAGTCGTCCACGACGAGGAACGGTCATTTGCCCTGGGCATACAGTGGATCAAGGTTCGAGTCCTCGGAACCATACCAGCCCCCATGATTTTCGGCACCCTGATTGACGAGACTTGCATCCTTTGGCATGAGTCGTGCGAGGGCAGAGGGGCTTGCCTCGTTTACGACAATCGGTACATGAGTCG GTACATGTTAGCTCTGGCGTTCATAGGTAAAGCAGCATCccttctatttttctttatggCATGGTGGTTCTATGTACCGCCAGGGGGAAGAAGAATTACTACGGAAAATAGACAGGAGACCGTTTCGACTGTGGCGCTGAGCGAACCGATCGAAGTTGTGCAGCTATCAAATCAGAAAATTTCGTCGGCTATAGAATCGTAA
- the LOC124175807 gene encoding solute carrier organic anion transporter family member 4A1 isoform X2, whose amino-acid sequence MRMVLAEAELSAKVSHSEMGTFLALLGRRSARYIGIGVLVLSLGCLLFASPHFLVGTYRAGRQYENLCQRVTNTSALQTAACDSASKETDLEAPRGLYLAIFLLAQLLHGAGAAPLFTLGVTYIDENVSKKMSSVYLGIYYTMAILGPALGYVIGGELLQIYTDFLVVDPASVGMTPDSNVWIGAWWIGFLAAGLISLVIAIPLLAFPPSLPGSEELAKERVSEAHVCQSDTPSSAGTGGVEVFTKLKELPKALTALLKNPAFFMLNLAGASEGLLIAGFAAFLPKLIENQFSVTASSAALLMGLVTVPAGGGGTFLGGYLVKHWNLQCAGILKFCLIATAGCIVFTMCFALSCANLEFAGVTVPYHNTARKPLSLESSCNIGCGCSKSEFDPLCGADGITYYSPCHAGCHDEMPINDLKIYNNCNCIHGPSANLSIYGGSEHVTYEAINTTCPSACGHLWPFVILAFCNMFLTFLCTMPALSSTLRVVHDEERSFALGIQWIKVRVLGTIPAPMIFGTLIDETCILWHESCEGRGACLVYDNRYMSRYMLALAFIGKAASLLFFFMAWWFYVPPGGRRITTENRQETVSTVALSEPIEVVQLSNQKISSAIES is encoded by the exons ATGCGGATGGTTTTGGCTGAGGCCGAACTGTCTGCAAAAGTTTCGCACAGCGAAATGGGCACTTTTTTGGCTTTGTTGGGCCGGCGCAGTGCAAG GTATATTGGAATCGGTGTCCTCGTTCTGAGTCTAGGTTGCTTGTTATTCGCATCGCCACATTTCTTAGTCGGTACCTACAGAGCGGGTCGTCAATATGAGAATCTCTGCCAACGAGTCACGAATACTTCAGCGCTGCAAACG GCGGCATGCGACAGTGCATCCAAGGAAACCGACTTGGAAGCTCCGCGTGGTTTGTACCTGGCCATCTTCTTGCTCGCTCAGCTGTTACACGGGGCTGGAGCTGCACCGCTTTTCACTCTTGGAGTGACGTACATTGATGAAAATGTCTCGAAGAAAATGTCTTCGGTTTACCTTG GTATTTACTACACCATGGCTATACTCGGGCCAGCCTTGGGATACGTCATCGGAGGCGAATTACTCCAAATTTATACCGACTTCCTCGTCGTCGACCCAGCCTC GGTGGGCATGACACCGGATAGTAACGTCTGGATCGGTGCATGGTGGATCGGTTTCCTAGCAGCAGGATTGATATCCTTGGTTATAGCTATTCCGCTGTTGGCTTTTCCGCCAAGTCTGCCAG GATCAGAAGAGTTGGCAAAGGAACGAGTTTCCGAAGCGCACGTGTGTCAATCTGATACACCTTCATCTGCGGGGACTGGTGGAGTGGAGGTTTTCACAAAACTTAAGGAGCTGCCTAAAGCTCTGACGGCTCTCCTTAAGAATCCGGCATTTTTTATGCTAAACTTGGCTGGGGCAAGCGAAGGACTTCTCATTGCCGGGTTCGCCGCCTTTCTACCCAAACTTATTGAAAATCAGTTCAGCGTCACTGCCAGTTCGGCGGCTTTGCTTATGG GATTAGTCACGGTCCCAGCTGGAGGTGGAGGTACCTTCCTTGGCGGTTACCTGGTGAAGCACTGGAACCTTCAGTGCGCTGGCATCTTGAAGTTCTGTCTGATCGCCACGGCGGGTTGCATCGTTTTCACGATGTGCTTCGCTCTGAGTTGTGCAAACCTAGAGTTTGCTGGAGTGACGGTGCCCTACCACAACACGGCTAG gAAGCCATTGTCTCTGGAAAGCAGCTGCAACATTGGATGCGGATGTTCGAAATCAGAATTTGACCCGCTTTGCGGTGCTGACGGAATTACGTATTATTCGCCGTGCCATGCCGGGTGCCACGATGAAATGCCGATCAATGACTTGAAA ATTTACAACAATTGCAATTGCATCCACGGCCCGTCAGCGAATCTCTCGATATACGGCGGTTCTGAGCACGTGACTTACGAGGCAATAAACACAACGTGCCCTAGTGCTTGTGGCCATCTGTGGCCCTTCGTGATACTCGCCTTCTGCAACATGTTTCTGACATTCCTCTGCACTATGCCTGCCCTGTCATCGACGCTCAGAGTCGTCCACGACGAGGAACGGTCATTTGCCCTGGGCATACAGTGGATCAAGGTTCGAGTCCTCGGAACCATACCAGCCCCCATGATTTTCGGCACCCTGATTGACGAGACTTGCATCCTTTGGCATGAGTCGTGCGAGGGCAGAGGGGCTTGCCTCGTTTACGACAATCGGTACATGAGTCG GTACATGTTAGCTCTGGCGTTCATAGGTAAAGCAGCATCccttctatttttctttatggCATGGTGGTTCTATGTACCGCCAGGGGGAAGAAGAATTACTACGGAAAATAGACAGGAGACCGTTTCGACTGTGGCGCTGAGCGAACCGATCGAAGTTGTGCAGCTATCAAATCAGAAAATTTCGTCGGCTATAGAATCGTAA